A single genomic interval of Oryzomonas sagensis harbors:
- the cydC gene encoding thiol reductant ABC exporter subunit CydC gives MRDILRLLKLAWPYRSWLVAALGLSLMTLFANVGLLALSGWFIAAMALAGISGTPINYHYPAAGIRTLAIGRTLGRYAERVVSHQASLRLLAGLRVWIYRRIEPLAPARLESYASGDLLSRIRADIDSLDNFYLRLLAPVLTALCSSLLFVLFLWYFSSAVALATGALLLAAGGFLPLAVHLLGRKPGARVTQTSAELRTAVVDGLRGMEELLAYGAAGRQKERVVELNRRLLADQARLAGLAGVSAGGVGLCSGLALWLALVVSIPLVRAGSLTGPQMVMLALFCQAAFEAVLPLPPAFRLLGQTLAAARRIFSLADESPAVTEPQEPAPLPEQPLLTLRGVGFSYGDGAATLVGIDLDVAPGRKVAVVGTSGAGKSTLLALLLRFREYDSGSITLAGREIRAYDGETVRRLMAVASQQPFLFNATLRENLLIARPEASDEEMIAAARMAGIHDEIVALVQGYDTPAGEGGVKLSGGQIRRLAIARAILKDSPILLLDEPTEGVDAAAARSLLERVFSYAEGRALLVITHSRIGLEAMDEVLLMDGGRIVERGSHAELLARSRRYRDMWELDTGMPDGAGGHEGGGLC, from the coding sequence ATGAGGGATATCCTGCGCCTCCTGAAGCTGGCATGGCCCTATCGCTCCTGGCTCGTGGCCGCTCTCGGGCTCTCGCTGATGACGCTCTTTGCCAATGTGGGGCTCTTGGCCCTCTCGGGCTGGTTCATCGCCGCCATGGCCCTGGCCGGGATCAGCGGCACCCCCATCAACTATCACTACCCGGCGGCCGGTATCCGCACCCTGGCGATCGGGCGCACCCTTGGGCGCTACGCCGAACGGGTGGTCAGCCATCAAGCCTCGTTGCGGCTCCTGGCGGGCCTGCGGGTCTGGATCTACCGCCGCATCGAACCGCTGGCCCCGGCGCGATTGGAGAGCTACGCCAGCGGCGATCTTCTCAGCCGTATCCGGGCCGACATCGACAGCCTGGACAATTTTTACCTGCGTCTACTGGCGCCGGTACTGACCGCGCTCTGTTCCAGCCTGCTGTTCGTCCTGTTCCTGTGGTATTTCAGCAGCGCCGTGGCGTTGGCGACCGGGGCGCTGCTCCTCGCGGCCGGCGGTTTCCTCCCCCTGGCGGTTCACCTGCTGGGGCGCAAACCGGGGGCGCGGGTGACCCAAACCTCTGCGGAACTGCGCACCGCCGTGGTGGACGGACTGCGGGGGATGGAAGAACTCCTGGCCTACGGTGCGGCAGGGCGCCAGAAGGAGCGGGTAGTGGAACTGAACCGGCGCCTGCTGGCCGATCAGGCCCGTCTGGCCGGACTGGCCGGTGTCTCCGCCGGTGGCGTGGGGCTCTGTTCCGGCCTTGCCCTCTGGCTGGCGCTGGTCGTCTCGATCCCCCTGGTGCGCGCCGGTTCCCTGACCGGGCCCCAGATGGTCATGCTGGCGCTCTTCTGCCAAGCCGCTTTCGAGGCGGTCCTGCCGCTCCCGCCGGCCTTTCGCCTGCTGGGGCAGACCCTGGCGGCGGCCCGGCGCATCTTCTCCCTGGCGGATGAGTCCCCGGCGGTCACCGAGCCTCAGGAGCCCGCCCCACTGCCGGAGCAACCTCTCCTCACCCTGCGGGGAGTGGGTTTTTCCTATGGGGATGGCGCGGCAACCCTGGTGGGGATCGACCTGGACGTGGCGCCGGGCCGCAAGGTGGCTGTGGTGGGGACCAGCGGCGCGGGCAAGAGCACCCTGCTGGCCTTGCTGCTCCGTTTCCGGGAGTACGATAGCGGCTCCATTACCCTGGCCGGGCGGGAGATCAGGGCGTATGACGGCGAAACCGTGCGGCGGCTCATGGCGGTGGCCAGCCAGCAACCGTTTCTGTTCAACGCCACCCTGCGGGAGAACCTGCTGATAGCCCGGCCCGAGGCCAGTGATGAGGAAATGATCGCCGCAGCCCGCATGGCAGGAATCCACGACGAGATTGTAGCCCTGGTACAGGGGTATGATACGCCGGCCGGCGAGGGGGGGGTGAAGCTCTCCGGCGGCCAGATCCGCCGTCTGGCCATTGCCCGTGCCATCCTCAAGGACAGCCCTATCCTGCTGTTGGACGAACCGACGGAAGGGGTGGACGCCGCCGCCGCCCGTTCGCTGCTGGAACGGGTGTTCAGCTATGCCGAGGGCAGGGCGCTGTTGGTGATCACCCATAGCCGGATCGGGCTGGAGGCCATGGACGAGGTGCTGCTCATGGACGGGGGGCGCATCGTCGAGCGGGGCAGCCACGCCGAACTGCTGGCACGCAGCCGGCGTTACCGGGACATGTGGGAGTTGGACACCGGGATGCCTGATGGGGCGGGTGGGCATGAGGGGG
- the cydD gene encoding thiol reductant ABC exporter subunit CydD, with the protein MSTDIPEIPTPERRLNLLKNRVKPTLLLAVGLGVASGFVLIAQALIVARLVHRVMIDGSGYREVLPQLLWLPPLMLARAGLSWISERVAFAASATIRQEVRNDLFQRLLDAGPLRLKGDRAGEVATVIVDGVEALEGYYSRYLPHLAVMAVVPLSILAAVIPADLVSAGIMLFSAPFIPFFTIMIGRGAERLNQRQWQTLARLGGYFLDRVNGLATLRMFNASRREAGMIARISDDYRRATMSVLYMAFLSALVLEFFATVSVALMAVVIGFRLLKGGMTFQDGFTVLLLAPEFYLPLRLMGNYYHARMEAIGAAERIFSLLDTPPAPRPVTPRPLPPISPLQLCVEDVRFRYAPDSAPVIDGVTLNLAPGERVALVGPSGAGKSTLAALLLGFALPEQGRVLVNGVDLAQCDPDQWRCHVAWVPQSPHLFHGTIGDNIRLGRRDATEADIVRAAALARCGEFIARLPRGLDTVIGEQGAGLSGGQARRIALARVFLKDSPLIITDEPTAGLDAHSEALVREALGELAQGRTVLSIAHRLATLEDADRVVVMSGGRIVEQGRYEELKGAGGLFARMAAAGEGA; encoded by the coding sequence ATGAGCACGGACATCCCCGAAATACCCACACCCGAACGACGCCTGAATCTCCTCAAAAACCGTGTGAAGCCGACCCTGCTGCTGGCCGTGGGGTTGGGTGTCGCGAGCGGCTTCGTGCTGATCGCCCAGGCCCTGATCGTGGCCAGACTGGTGCACCGGGTCATGATAGATGGTTCCGGTTACCGGGAGGTGCTGCCCCAACTGCTCTGGCTCCCCCCCTTGATGCTGGCGCGGGCCGGACTCTCCTGGATTTCGGAGCGGGTCGCCTTTGCGGCCTCGGCCACCATCCGCCAGGAGGTGCGCAACGATCTCTTCCAGCGCCTGCTGGATGCCGGTCCTTTGCGACTCAAGGGGGACCGAGCCGGCGAGGTGGCCACGGTGATCGTGGACGGCGTGGAGGCGCTGGAAGGGTACTACAGCCGCTACCTGCCCCACCTGGCCGTGATGGCCGTGGTGCCGCTCTCCATCCTGGCGGCGGTTATCCCGGCCGATTTGGTTTCGGCGGGGATCATGCTCTTCTCGGCCCCCTTCATCCCTTTTTTCACCATCATGATCGGCCGCGGCGCCGAACGGCTCAACCAGCGCCAGTGGCAAACCCTGGCCCGCCTGGGGGGATACTTTCTCGACCGGGTCAACGGCCTGGCCACCCTGCGCATGTTCAACGCCTCGCGGCGCGAAGCCGGGATGATCGCCCGCATCTCCGACGATTACCGCCGGGCCACCATGTCGGTGCTCTACATGGCTTTCCTCTCCGCCCTGGTCCTGGAGTTCTTCGCCACGGTCAGCGTGGCGTTGATGGCGGTGGTTATCGGCTTTCGGCTCTTGAAGGGGGGCATGACCTTTCAGGACGGTTTCACCGTGTTGCTGCTGGCGCCTGAATTCTACCTGCCGCTGCGCCTGATGGGGAACTACTACCATGCCCGCATGGAGGCCATCGGCGCGGCCGAACGCATCTTCAGCCTGCTGGACACCCCGCCTGCCCCCCGCCCAGTGACGCCTCGCCCGCTCCCCCCCATCTCGCCGCTCCAGCTCTGCGTCGAAGATGTCCGCTTCCGCTATGCCCCGGACTCGGCCCCGGTGATCGACGGCGTGACGCTCAACCTGGCGCCGGGAGAACGGGTCGCCCTGGTGGGGCCGAGCGGCGCCGGGAAGAGCACCCTGGCGGCGCTGCTGTTGGGCTTTGCCCTACCGGAACAGGGGAGGGTGCTGGTCAACGGCGTGGACCTGGCACAATGCGATCCCGACCAATGGCGCTGCCATGTGGCCTGGGTTCCCCAGAGCCCCCACCTCTTTCACGGCACCATCGGCGACAACATCCGCCTGGGGCGCCGGGACGCCACCGAGGCGGACATTGTCCGGGCAGCCGCCCTGGCCCGTTGCGGGGAGTTTATCGCCCGCCTGCCCCGGGGGCTGGATACGGTCATCGGCGAACAGGGGGCCGGACTATCCGGCGGTCAGGCGCGGCGCATCGCACTGGCACGGGTATTCCTCAAGGACAGTCCCCTGATCATCACCGACGAGCCGACAGCCGGACTGGACGCCCATTCGGAGGCGTTGGTCCGGGAGGCGCTCGGCGAACTTGCCCAAGGCCGGACCGTATTGTCCATCGCCCACCGCCTGGCCACCCTGGAGGATGCCGATCGGGTCGTTGTCATGAGTGGCGGGAGGATCGTCGAGCAGGGGCGCTATGAGGAACTGAAGGGTGCGGGTGGGCTGTTCGCTCGCATGGCGGCCGCCGGGGAGGGGGCATGA
- the rlmB gene encoding 23S rRNA (guanosine(2251)-2'-O)-methyltransferase RlmB → MKGELVFGVNPVKEALRGTRGAFELYVQSSATDHRLEKILKLAEERGVPIRRRERDDLTKLCASSHHQGVALMVEPYRYADLDDLVARIDEAGRSGFLLVLDGIQDPHNLGALIRTAACAGCDGIIIPKDRAVGVTPTVEKASAGAVETIPVAQVTNVAQSLQVLKDGGYWVYGLAGEAGQSLYDVDFSGKVVLLVGNEGEGIRPLVRKQCDVVLSIPLYGGVSSLNASVAGGIALFEAARRRAV, encoded by the coding sequence ATGAAAGGCGAACTGGTCTTCGGCGTCAATCCGGTCAAGGAGGCGCTGCGCGGTACGCGTGGCGCCTTCGAGCTGTATGTGCAGTCATCGGCAACCGACCATCGCCTGGAGAAGATCCTCAAGCTGGCCGAGGAACGGGGCGTCCCGATCCGCCGGCGCGAGCGCGACGATCTGACCAAGCTGTGCGCCTCCAGCCACCACCAGGGGGTTGCGCTCATGGTGGAGCCCTACCGGTATGCCGACCTGGACGACCTCGTGGCCCGCATTGACGAGGCGGGACGCAGCGGTTTTCTGCTGGTGCTGGACGGCATCCAGGACCCCCACAATCTGGGGGCGCTGATCCGCACCGCGGCCTGTGCCGGTTGCGACGGCATCATCATCCCCAAAGACCGCGCCGTCGGCGTTACCCCGACCGTGGAAAAGGCTTCGGCCGGTGCGGTCGAGACCATCCCGGTCGCCCAGGTGACCAACGTGGCCCAGAGCCTCCAGGTGCTCAAGGATGGCGGTTACTGGGTCTACGGCCTGGCCGGCGAGGCCGGGCAGTCGCTCTACGATGTGGATTTTTCCGGCAAGGTCGTCCTGCTGGTGGGCAACGAAGGGGAGGGAATTCGTCCCCTGGTGCGCAAACAGTGCGACGTGGTCCTGTCGATCCCGCTCTATGGCGGCGTATCTTCCCTGAACGCCTCGGTGGCCGGCGGCATCGCCCTGTTCGAGGCGGCGCGCCGCCGCGCCGTTTAA
- the pyrF gene encoding orotidine-5'-phosphate decarboxylase, protein MTYEEARDKIIFALDVHGLADIDRWAAQLAGHVGMFKVGKELFTSCGPEAVRTVQRHGGKVFLDLKYHDIPNTVAKAMVEAARLGVQLANLHALGGEEMMATAAAAVRTEFGDERPRLLAVTILTSSTAETLRQVGIERPVEEMVVRLARLAKDSGMDGVVASPLEIESIRAACGPDFLIVTPGVRPSFASLDDQKRVMTPAEAVTAGADYLVIGRPIAKAGDPVAASRMIVDEIAGGCP, encoded by the coding sequence ATGACATATGAAGAAGCGCGCGATAAAATCATCTTTGCCCTGGATGTGCACGGCCTGGCCGACATCGACCGCTGGGCGGCGCAACTGGCCGGCCATGTGGGGATGTTCAAGGTGGGCAAGGAGCTGTTCACCTCCTGCGGCCCCGAGGCGGTCAGGACCGTGCAGCGTCACGGTGGCAAAGTCTTTCTCGATCTCAAGTACCACGACATCCCCAACACCGTGGCCAAGGCCATGGTCGAGGCGGCCCGGCTCGGGGTGCAACTGGCCAACCTGCATGCCCTGGGGGGCGAAGAGATGATGGCTACGGCCGCCGCTGCGGTGCGCACGGAGTTCGGCGACGAGCGCCCCCGGCTCCTGGCTGTGACCATTCTGACCTCGTCCACGGCCGAGACCCTGCGCCAAGTGGGGATCGAGAGGCCGGTGGAGGAGATGGTCGTCCGCCTGGCCCGTCTGGCCAAGGATTCCGGCATGGACGGCGTGGTCGCCTCGCCCCTGGAGATCGAATCGATCCGCGCGGCCTGCGGCCCGGATTTCCTGATCGTCACCCCCGGCGTCCGGCCCTCGTTCGCCTCCCTGGACGACCAGAAACGCGTCATGACCCCGGCCGAGGCGGTTACCGCCGGGGCAGACTATCTGGTGATCGGCCGCCCCATCGCCAAGGCGGGCGATCCGGTGGCCGCCAGCCGGATGATCGTGGACGAAATCGCAGGGGGATGCCCATGA
- a CDS encoding PhoH family protein — MKNFILDTNVLLHDPQSLFRFQDNNIIIPITVIEEVDRFKKDMNETGRNARQISRILDTMREKGSLAAGVTLPGQGTLRVELFSENYLKRLPVDLRVDSGDNRILAVALDMRDRFPDTELIFVTKDTNLRIKADAIGLSAEDYESDKIDIQDLYSGTRSIEMAPDAVDRFYGQNWLEAPEGLAPNEFITITDSSNASHTAICRYDAESGHIVPVRKVPKEGIWSIFARNREQSFALDVLMDDSIKLVTLVGKAGTGKTLLAIAAGLHKTAEENVYNRLLVSRPVFPMGKDLGFLPGDIEEKLTPWMQPIFDNVELLISGHESEKRHSKGYKELMAMGLLDIEPLTYIRGRSIPNQYLIVDEAQNLTPHEIKTIVTRVGEGTKIILTGDPYQIDNPYVDSSSNGLSFLVERFKGEKIAAHVTLTKGERSELAELAANLL; from the coding sequence GTGAAAAACTTCATCCTCGACACCAATGTGCTGCTGCATGATCCCCAGTCCCTGTTCAGATTTCAGGACAACAACATCATCATCCCCATAACCGTGATTGAAGAGGTTGACCGTTTCAAGAAGGACATGAACGAAACCGGCCGCAACGCCCGCCAGATCTCGCGCATCCTCGACACCATGCGGGAAAAGGGCTCCCTGGCGGCCGGCGTCACGCTCCCGGGCCAGGGTACCCTGCGGGTTGAGCTGTTCAGTGAAAATTACCTCAAACGGTTGCCGGTGGACCTGCGGGTGGACAGCGGCGACAACCGCATCCTGGCGGTAGCCCTGGATATGCGCGACCGCTTTCCCGACACCGAGCTCATCTTCGTCACCAAGGACACCAACCTGCGCATCAAGGCCGATGCCATCGGCCTGTCCGCCGAGGATTACGAATCGGACAAGATCGATATCCAGGATCTCTATTCCGGGACCCGCAGCATCGAGATGGCGCCCGACGCCGTGGACCGGTTTTACGGGCAGAACTGGCTGGAGGCGCCGGAAGGGCTTGCGCCCAATGAGTTCATCACCATTACGGACAGCAGCAACGCCTCCCATACCGCCATCTGCCGCTACGACGCGGAGAGCGGGCACATCGTCCCGGTGCGCAAGGTCCCCAAGGAAGGCATCTGGAGCATCTTCGCCCGCAACCGCGAGCAGTCCTTTGCCCTGGACGTGCTGATGGACGACTCCATCAAGCTGGTGACCCTGGTGGGCAAGGCGGGCACCGGCAAGACGCTTTTGGCCATCGCCGCCGGCCTGCACAAGACCGCCGAGGAGAATGTCTACAACCGCCTGCTCGTTTCCCGGCCGGTTTTCCCCATGGGCAAGGACCTGGGATTCCTGCCGGGCGATATCGAGGAAAAGCTGACACCCTGGATGCAGCCGATCTTCGACAACGTGGAACTGCTCATCTCGGGGCACGAATCGGAGAAGCGCCACAGCAAAGGGTATAAGGAGTTGATGGCCATGGGGCTTCTGGATATCGAGCCCTTGACCTACATCCGCGGCCGCTCCATCCCCAACCAGTACCTGATCGTGGACGAGGCCCAGAACCTGACCCCCCATGAGATCAAGACCATCGTCACCCGGGTGGGGGAGGGGACCAAGATCATCCTGACCGGCGACCCCTACCAGATCGACAACCCCTACGTTGATTCGTCCAGCAACGGCCTGAGCTTCCTGGTTGAGCGGTTCAAGGGGGAGAAGATCGCCGCCCACGTGACCCTGACCAAGGGAGAACGTTCCGAGTTGGCGGAACTGGCGGCGAACCTGCTGTAG
- a CDS encoding aminotransferase class V-fold PLP-dependent enzyme: MSIYLDNAATSYPKPESVYQAVMHAMREVGSSPGRGGHRRSLEAGRLLLQAREAIATLFAIPDSSRIIMTHSTTEALNLALRGVLVPGDHVVTTSMEHNSLVRPLAALRASGVEVTVVRADGTGMVDPDDVRRALRPTTRMVAMAHISNVCGAIQAIGPIGAIAREAGALFLVDAAQSAGSEPIDVIGTGIDLLAAPGHKGLYGPQGTGFLYASPAVHLKPLLQGGTGTSSTAEEQPLTLPDGFEAGTHNMPGIAGLKAGVEFVLEQGAAAIGERERRLVTSAAQRLAEVPQVTLYGPSDPALRGGVLSFTVAETDPAALAFMLDHNYDIAVRAGLHCAPQAHRTLGSFPGGTLRMSPGWFSTGEEIAIFCDAVVECCHPR, translated from the coding sequence ATGTCCATTTATCTCGATAACGCGGCGACATCCTACCCCAAACCGGAATCCGTTTACCAGGCGGTCATGCACGCCATGCGGGAGGTCGGCTCGTCGCCGGGGCGCGGGGGGCATCGACGCTCCCTGGAAGCCGGCCGTCTGCTGCTCCAGGCACGCGAAGCCATCGCCACCCTGTTCGCCATCCCCGACTCTTCGCGGATCATCATGACCCATAGCACCACCGAGGCGCTCAACCTGGCGCTTCGGGGCGTTCTCGTTCCGGGTGACCATGTGGTTACCACCTCCATGGAACACAACTCCCTGGTCCGTCCTCTGGCCGCCTTGCGCGCATCGGGGGTGGAGGTGACCGTGGTCAGGGCCGACGGCACCGGCATGGTGGACCCGGACGATGTCAGACGCGCCCTGAGGCCCACTACCCGGATGGTCGCCATGGCCCATATCTCCAACGTGTGTGGTGCCATCCAGGCCATAGGCCCCATTGGGGCGATCGCCCGGGAGGCCGGCGCGCTGTTCCTGGTGGATGCGGCCCAGTCGGCGGGCAGCGAACCGATCGATGTGATCGGGACCGGCATCGATCTTCTGGCCGCACCGGGACACAAGGGGCTCTATGGCCCCCAGGGAACCGGTTTCCTCTACGCCTCCCCGGCTGTGCATCTGAAACCGCTTCTTCAGGGAGGGACCGGCACCAGCTCCACTGCCGAGGAACAGCCCCTGACCCTGCCGGACGGCTTCGAGGCGGGCACCCATAATATGCCCGGCATTGCCGGGCTCAAGGCCGGGGTGGAGTTCGTCCTGGAACAGGGGGCTGCCGCCATCGGGGAGAGGGAGCGCCGGCTGGTGACGTCGGCCGCCCAGCGCCTGGCCGAGGTGCCGCAGGTCACGCTTTACGGTCCATCCGACCCGGCCCTGCGCGGCGGCGTGCTCTCCTTCACCGTGGCGGAAACCGACCCTGCGGCCCTGGCATTCATGCTGGACCACAACTATGACATCGCCGTGCGGGCCGGGTTGCACTGCGCCCCCCAGGCCCACCGCACCCTGGGCAGTTTTCCCGGCGGCACCCTGCGCATGAGCCCGGGCTGGTTCTCCACGGGCGAAGAGATTGCTATTTTCTGCGATGCCGTTGTAGAATGCTGCCATCCTAGGTAG
- a CDS encoding right-handed parallel beta-helix repeat-containing protein: MKNLVFRCVGICLIIILSMAVCRNTCVANEEAPLTRSDMAARLQGIVPLEPARPQVSHAFDGPSSSPPKRPDIRYDHATLTEDVTWRGTVLIKGALVIAPQATLRIEPGTTVRFARVDGALRKARLVVMGRIQSIGTAERPILFSSDAPMPVTGDWGGILLLATEKRNQFEHTTIEGAETGLEAHFSALTAKSARVTLSKTGLSLRDSIATVEASSFSACETGMEVHDAEFELRDSSVSTNRQGMSLSRSSVVLASTSVTDNGQRGIRAEECRLRISSCNISSNGAGAVVTGGEGQIFMTRFMLNKDTALHLGSSRMKINRSLFADNDHDALRTEDGRATVWGCAFRGNGGFNLYNAGREEVVAVQNWWGDDDEKAISSKVFDGSREPRSGTVQVFPWLSSQPAILP, from the coding sequence GTGAAGAACCTTGTTTTCAGGTGCGTCGGCATCTGCCTCATCATAATCCTGTCCATGGCCGTTTGTCGGAACACCTGCGTCGCGAATGAAGAAGCCCCGCTCACCAGAAGCGACATGGCGGCACGGCTTCAAGGCATTGTCCCCCTTGAACCGGCCCGTCCCCAGGTATCACATGCCTTTGACGGCCCCTCCTCGTCCCCCCCAAAACGCCCCGATATCCGTTACGACCATGCGACCCTCACCGAAGACGTCACCTGGCGTGGAACCGTACTGATCAAGGGGGCTTTGGTGATTGCCCCTCAGGCAACGCTTCGCATCGAACCGGGAACGACGGTGCGCTTTGCCCGGGTCGATGGCGCTCTCCGCAAGGCCCGCCTGGTTGTCATGGGGCGTATTCAGAGTATCGGCACGGCCGAACGGCCGATCCTGTTTTCTTCGGACGCCCCCATGCCGGTCACGGGGGACTGGGGCGGTATCCTGCTGCTCGCCACCGAAAAACGCAACCAGTTCGAGCATACCACCATCGAAGGCGCGGAAACGGGGCTTGAGGCGCATTTTTCGGCCCTTACCGCCAAGTCGGCGCGCGTCACCCTGTCAAAAACAGGTTTGTCGCTGCGCGACAGCATCGCCACCGTCGAGGCGTCGAGCTTCTCCGCCTGCGAAACGGGCATGGAGGTTCATGATGCCGAATTCGAATTGCGCGACAGCAGCGTAAGCACGAACCGCCAGGGGATGTCCCTGTCCCGTTCGTCGGTCGTCCTGGCGTCCACCAGCGTGACGGACAACGGCCAGCGAGGGATTCGGGCCGAGGAATGCCGCCTCAGGATCAGTTCCTGCAACATCTCCTCGAACGGTGCCGGAGCCGTGGTGACGGGCGGGGAGGGGCAGATCTTCATGACGCGCTTCATGCTCAATAAGGATACGGCCCTGCATCTCGGCTCCAGCCGCATGAAGATCAATCGGTCTCTTTTCGCCGACAACGACCACGATGCCCTGCGGACGGAGGACGGCCGGGCCACGGTCTGGGGATGCGCTTTCCGCGGCAACGGCGGCTTCAATCTCTATAATGCCGGACGTGAAGAGGTGGTTGCCGTGCAGAACTGGTGGGGGGACGACGATGAAAAGGCCATTTCATCCAAGGTGTTCGACGGTTCACGGGAGCCGCGTTCCGGTACGGTGCAGGTATTCCCCTGGCTTTCCAGCCAGCCGGCCATTCTGCCTTGA